The following is a genomic window from Armatimonadota bacterium.
TGCCCTTACCCTCGAACCAGTCCGGATTGAGTTCGGCGGCGGTTTCGACGTGATACGTCGGCACACCCGTCTGTTCGCACAACTGGTGCAGACGGTTGGTGTTGGCGCTGATCTTGCCGCCGACGACGACCATCGCGTCCACGCGTTGCGCGAGACTCAGCGCCGACTCCTGACGCTGGGATGTCGCCGCGCAGATCGTATTGAAGGCGCGCAGCTCGCGGCATCGTTCCGCGAGAGCCCCTGCCACCGCTCTCAACCGCGCCGACGTCTGCGTCGTCTGCACCACCATGCCGACGCGCGCCCTCAGCCGCACCACATCCAACTCGGCCTCATCCTGCACCACGACAGCCTGTCCGCCGGCGGCGCCGACCAGGCCCGCGACCTCGGGATGCCCCTTGTCACCCAAGATGACCACTTGGTAACCGTCCGCCGCCAACGCCCTGGCGTTGTCCTGAGCACGCGCGACAAACGGGCACGTGGCGTCCAGCAGGTGCAGCCCGCGCTCGCGTGCCTCGCGAGCGACCTCGGGGCTGATCCCGTGCGACGGTATGACGAGCGCACCTTCCGTCGCCGCGCGCACTGATGACACTTGGCTCACGCCCTGCTCGCGCAATCGCTCGACGACCTGTGGGTTATGGATCAACGGGCCGAGCGTGACGATGGGCGCGTCGGTCTGCTCGCCGCGCTCCTTCACCATCTGGAGCGCGCGCTCGACGCCGAAGCAGAAACCCGCATTTTCCGCGACGATGATTTCCACCGTTCTCACACCCAGCGGCGCGCGAGCACACGGCGCCCTCGCTGCACTCTGGCGCCGGTCCAAAGCCGCGGCCGCTCGTCAATGATAGCACCGGCCGCCTCGCGCCGCAACACAGGCGCAGCCCCGCAGCAGCACTATCGGGCTACGACCTTGGGGCGCGCCATTTACTGCGAAAGCCTGATTGCCAGTGCATCGCCGCGGAGTTATGCTGTACGTAGGGAGCTTCGGGCACTACCCGCGCGCACGCGCTCCGGAACGCGGCGCAGCCGCATCATGCCCAGAGCGCTGGGGTAATGGGAGTGCCCTATTTGGTCGGGACGTGCGCCCCCGTTTGTCGCGCCCGGCACGCGAAGAAGGGAGGTTCTGATGGAGCAGACGGTCGCGCAGGCGCTTGTCGAAGCCCTCTCTCCTTTGTCGAACGGCAGCACATTGCTGGGCGTCATGCTCGCGATGGGGGCGCTTCCGCTGCTTGCCGCGATTGTCATTGCGGTGTGGCGCAGCCTGTCCGGGCACGATTCCTCTCCATCTCACCGGCTGGTGCAGGACTAGCGCCGCCGCGCGCCGAACCTCATCCGCGACGGGGATTCCACGCAGCGGAGAGGTGGCAGCCGGCGCAACGCGGTCGGCCCTACGCACATGCCTGTTGACTTCCGGTATCATCTCGCGAGCCTGGTCGCGGTTTTCTGCGCGTTGCTGATTGGCATTCTCCTTGGGATCGCGCTGGTCGGCGACCCGTCGCTCCCGAGCCAGCTGCGAGCCTTCAAGCAGCAACGCAGCGACATGCAGCGGCGCATCGAGAAGCTCGAGAAGTCCGGGGACAACAGCCGCGCGTTTGGCAAGCAGATTCTGCCCTACCTTACGGAGCGCCGCCTTCGCGGAACTCGTGTCGCCGTCCTATTGAATCGCGATCTCAGCGATACTCCGTGGGTCGAGAGCGTCATCACTACGATCGGTCAGGCCGGGGCGCAGGTGCTCTCCAACACCTCCATCCTTCCCTCATTTCTCGAACTCGACCGCGAAGACGCCGCCAAGGTTCTCGAGGAGTCCGATCTACCCGTCCCTGTTGTCGGCGATTTGCGCGGCATTGTCGCGGGCAAGATGGTCGTGCGCATTGCCGAGGGCAGAGCCGATCTGCCATATCGCCTGCGTCAACTCGGCCTCATTGGCGTCGCGGGGGACTACAGCCAAGCGGCACACGTCGTGCTCCTGGTCGGCGGCACCGACAGCGATTTCTCTTCGGTCAACGCGATTGATCTGCCCATGATTCGTGCGCTGCAAGAAGCGGGGCAGCGGGTCGTCGCGTGCGAGTCGAGCGAAGCACGCGTGTCGGCCATGCATCATTACCAGCGGCGTGCGATATCCACTGTGGATAATGCGGACACCGCCGCCGGCCACCTTGCCCTGGTTCTCGTTCTCGCCGGCGCCGACGGCGACTTCGGTGTGAAGAGCACTGCTGATCAGCTTCTCCCCGAACTGACCCCGTCATGGAGATAGCCCCGCATGTCCACGGCCACGCCCGCTGTGCCGCCGATCTCAGTTGTCATCCCGGCGTACAACGAGGAGAGGCGAGTCGGCGCCACGGTTGCCGCCGCGCGCGCGATCCCGGATGTAGCCGAGGTGATAGCGGTTGATGACGGGTCCCACGATCGCACCGCCGAGGAAGCTGTAAAGGCGGGCGCGACCGTGATCCGCGCCCCGCATCGGGGGAAAGCCGCGGCGCTGCGGCGGGGCGTCGCGAGGGCGACCGGCGGCCTTGTAATCCTGCTCGACGCGGATCTCGGCGAGAGCGCCCGCAACGCGCACGCGCTCGCCGAGCCGGTGCGCACAGGCCGCGCCGACATGACGATTGCGGTGCTTCCGGCGCCGCGCAAACGAGGGGGATTCGGCATCGCGCTCCGGACGGCCAGGGCCTGTCTCTGGCTGCTCACTGGGCGCGTATTCGTCGCGCCCCTCTCCGGCCAACGGTGCATGACGGCCGGTCTGGCGCGCGCGCTCCCTTGGGGGCGCGGGTTCGGGGCCGAGGTCGCCGCGACGACAGACGCTGCAGCTCTCGGCGCGCGCATTGAAGAGACGCCTGCGGACTTGAGCCATGCCTCCACTGGGCGCACGCTCGCGGGATTCGCACACCGGGCGCGCCAGTTCTGGGCGGTCGTCGCGACGTGTGCCCCTCGCGCCCTATATCCTATCGGACCGACGGCGCAGCCTGCGCCATTGCGCAGGCTGGTGCTCGCCGTCGGCGCGTGGGTGATTCTGGTCGCGGTCGCCCTTCGTCTGCACCTATGGCTCGGAATCGGTGTTGCGGCGGCCGCCGCGGCGATCGGCGCGATAACCGTCTCTATGGCAGTCAACCAGCTTGCCGGCGTCAGCCGCCCCAACTACCTCGGGCACCGTATTGCGGCGGCAGGCGGTGTCGGCTTCCCCATGGGGCCCATCGCGGCATCGGGCATTGCGGCTGCCGGTGGGCTTCACCAGGGCGGCATCTTCGTCCTGACCGCGATCGGCGCGGCCGTGATGGCGATTACCGGGCTGGCGGACGATGTCTACGGATCGCGCGAAGTCTCCGGCCTCCGCGGGCACATTGGCAGCCTCGCGCGCGGCAGGATCACCACGGGCATCATCAAGGCCGTAGCCGGGGTTACGGTCGGCCTGGTCGCGGGGTGGTTTCTCGCCGCGGGCAACGTGCCCGTTGCCTTGCTCAACGCGGCGGTTATTGCACTCAGCACGAACTTCGTCAACCTGCTCGATGTCCGGCCCGGACGTGCCATCAAAGGATTCCTGCTGCTGGCCGCCATAGCGGTCGCGACCGATCGGTATGCCCTGTGGGCCGTCGGCCCGATCGGCGCAGTCGCGCTTGCGTTTGCCCCGCTTGACTTCGGGGGGCGCGCGATGATGGGTGATGCAGGGGCGAATGCGTTGGGCGTTGCGGCGGGTATCGCTCTGGCCGCCGTCATGCCGTTATGGGGCAAGCTGGTTTTGGCTGCAGCCCTGGTGGGCATTCATCTATACAGCGAACGTCGCTCCCTTGGCGAAGCCGTCGAGCGCTCGCGCGCGCTGCGCTGGTTGGACCGACTCGGCCGCCCTGAGCAGTACGCCCCGTGAACTCTACTCGCCGATATGCCCAATACCTCTGGCTCGTCCCGGTGGCGGTCGTGCTCGCGGCGGCGCTGCTTCTGGCCCGAAACCCCGAGGATGCTCGCTTACGCAGCGGCATCGTCGCCCTGTTCGAGCAGGCCGAGCGAGTGACTATATACCCAACCAGCGAGAGCCAATCCGAGGTCATCGTATCTCGCGGGGACGCTCGCCGATTTCGCGCGCTCCTGCACGGTGTCCGCGACTCGTATGTGGCGCCGCGCTGTCCGGCGCAGCCTGACACGTGCGTTGACATCTACCTGCGCGTGTCGGGGCCGAAGGATGCGCGCGACACCGTGCGCCGCGGCCTATATCACACCACGTGCGGGCAGTTGACGCTTGCGGATGATGATGCTGGCCCGAACGCCGGCGCGCTGCATGTAGGGGCCGCGTTTCGTTCGCTCGTGCCGCAGCCCGAGCAGCCGTCGCAGTGTCCCGAGGAGTCTCGCCCCCGATGACGGAGACGGCATGAGCGCACGCATCCGCCGCGCCGGGCTGTCGGCGCGCAGACTCATTATCATCACCGGCCCGTTCGGCAGCGGTAAGACTGAGGTCGCCCTCAGCTACGCGCTTGCCAGCGTCGCCGCCGGTCGCCCGACGGCTCTTGCCGACCTCGACATCGTCAATCCGTACTTCCGCGCTCAGGATCACCGCGCCGAACTCGAGCGCGCCGGGGTCCGCGTCGCCGCCCCCGAG
Proteins encoded in this region:
- a CDS encoding glycosyltransferase codes for the protein MSTATPAVPPISVVIPAYNEERRVGATVAAARAIPDVAEVIAVDDGSHDRTAEEAVKAGATVIRAPHRGKAAALRRGVARATGGLVILLDADLGESARNAHALAEPVRTGRADMTIAVLPAPRKRGGFGIALRTARACLWLLTGRVFVAPLSGQRCMTAGLARALPWGRGFGAEVAATTDAAALGARIEETPADLSHASTGRTLAGFAHRARQFWAVVATCAPRALYPIGPTAQPAPLRRLVLAVGAWVILVAVALRLHLWLGIGVAAAAAAIGAITVSMAVNQLAGVSRPNYLGHRIAAAGGVGFPMGPIAASGIAAAGGLHQGGIFVLTAIGAAVMAITGLADDVYGSREVSGLRGHIGSLARGRITTGIIKAVAGVTVGLVAGWFLAAGNVPVALLNAAVIALSTNFVNLLDVRPGRAIKGFLLLAAIAVATDRYALWAVGPIGAVALAFAPLDFGGRAMMGDAGANALGVAAGIALAAVMPLWGKLVLAAALVGIHLYSERRSLGEAVERSRALRWLDRLGRPEQYAP
- the ispH gene encoding 4-hydroxy-3-methylbut-2-enyl diphosphate reductase, translating into MEIIVAENAGFCFGVERALQMVKERGEQTDAPIVTLGPLIHNPQVVERLREQGVSQVSSVRAATEGALVIPSHGISPEVAREARERGLHLLDATCPFVARAQDNARALAADGYQVVILGDKGHPEVAGLVGAAGGQAVVVQDEAELDVVRLRARVGMVVQTTQTSARLRAVAGALAERCRELRAFNTICAATSQRQESALSLAQRVDAMVVVGGKISANTNRLHQLCEQTGVPTYHVETAAELNPDWFEGKGKVGVTAGASTPDWVIQDVVEALRAMGD
- a CDS encoding copper transporter, with translation MPVDFRYHLASLVAVFCALLIGILLGIALVGDPSLPSQLRAFKQQRSDMQRRIEKLEKSGDNSRAFGKQILPYLTERRLRGTRVAVLLNRDLSDTPWVESVITTIGQAGAQVLSNTSILPSFLELDREDAAKVLEESDLPVPVVGDLRGIVAGKMVVRIAEGRADLPYRLRQLGLIGVAGDYSQAAHVVLLVGGTDSDFSSVNAIDLPMIRALQEAGQRVVACESSEARVSAMHHYQRRAISTVDNADTAAGHLALVLVLAGADGDFGVKSTADQLLPELTPSWR